From the genome of Alphaproteobacteria bacterium, one region includes:
- a CDS encoding aldehyde dehydrogenase, translating into TDELVSSDFNHDPHSSNFDATQTQVVDKRLARVLSWYDNEWGFSNRMLDTAGVMAKFI; encoded by the coding sequence TAACCGATGAATTAGTATCATCCGATTTTAATCACGATCCGCATTCATCGAATTTCGATGCGACGCAAACGCAAGTCGTAGACAAGCGTCTCGCGCGTGTATTGTCATGGTATGATAATGAATGGGGTTTCTCCAACCGCATGCTCGATACCGCCGGCGTAATGGCCA